From the genome of Sphingobacterium sp. UGAL515B_05:
AAAAATCACTATATCTAATTGCTTTAGGATCATTGCCACTTATCTCTTTCGGACAATCTGATACCATTCCAGCAAATTGGTTCAATTTGGATTATAAAACAGATGGGGTCATGGGAATCAGTACCGAAAAAACGTATAAAACGTTATTGAAAGGAAGAAAATCTACTCCAGTCATTGTTGGGGTATTGGATGGAGGTGTTGATGTTTATCACGAGGATCTCAAAGATGTTGTGTGGATCAATACGAAAGATAGTCTCGCGAATGGTATAGATAATGATGGCAATGGCTATATTAATGATAAATACGGGTGGAACTTCATTGGTAACGCAGATGGAAAAGATGTGCAATTCGACAACTTGGAATTGACAAGACAACTTAGGATCCTGGATAAAAAGTTTGCAAATATTACAGCAGCAACAGAACTCAATGAAGCTGGCCGAAAAGCTTTCACTAGTTATCAAAAGATGCTTGCCAAATATAAAAACAAGCTAGAAGAAGCTAAGATGGGCCAATTTTCCTACGATGCGCTCAAACGCAACATAGATGCTGTCGTCCGTGAAATTGGTAAAAAACCCGAAGATATCACACAGGATGATATAGACAATTTCAAAGCGACCACAAACACGCAACGTATCGCACTTGGCTATGCAAAGGATGAAATCAACAACGGCGGCTTCGCCAAATTTTTTGATGATATCACCGAAGGCGCAAAATATTTCAACAATCAAGTTGATTATCATTTAAACAAAGCATACGATTCTCGACCTATTGTTGGAGATAATTATGAAGATGCTTCAGAGCGACACTACGGAAATGCTGATGTAAAAGGACCGGACGCATTACATGGCAGCCATGTCGCAGGAATCATTGGTGCAAAACGTAATAATAATATTGGTATCAACGGAGTAGCGGACAATGTTAAAATACTCACAGTTAGACTTGTCCCTGATGGTGATGAGCGTGATAAAGACGTCGCAAATGCCATTCGCTATGCAGCAGACAATGGCGCCAAAGTACTTAACATGAGCTTTGGAAAGAGCTATGCCTATAATAAACAAGCTGTAGATGACGCGATCAAATATGCTGAATCCAAAGATGTACTGATGGTGCATGCCGCGGGGAATGACAGTGAAGATAACGATATAGAGCCTAATTTTCCGATGAAGTATTATACGGATGTAAAAGGTGATACAACCGGAGTTGCCAATGCTTGGATCACAGTTGGCGCAACTGGCCTTCATTTGGATAATGAACTTTTGGCTGATTTTTCGAATTATGGTAAAAAGACTGTCGATGTTTTCGCACCGGGAGTCCATATCAACTCTACTGTGCCAGATTCCAAATATAAAGAAGAACAGGGTACGAGTATGGCTGCACCTGTTGTTGCAGGTTTAGCCGCAATGATCCGTTCTTATTATCCCAATTTAAGTGCTGTAGAAACCAAACAGATTATTATGGAATCTGTGGAAAAGCCTGATCAACTTGTACAGGTAAAAGTTGGTGAAGATGCCAGCAAAACGGTTCGATTAGCAGACATTTCGGTCACTGGAGGAATCGTTAATGCGTATAACGCTATTATAAAAGCGGAGGAATATACTAACAGAAAGAAAAAATAAATATTTTCTCGTTTTTTATACCAAAACTATCTTTTGTCCGTTTAATTAATTAACTTACAGAGACAAAACAACAGATGCTTATGGTAGAAAACTTTACCCAATCAGAAAACGAAGTTCAAAATTTGCTAACCCAAAACGAGAAGGTAATGACAGACGAGGACATAGAAAATGAATTGA
Proteins encoded in this window:
- a CDS encoding S8 family peptidase is translated as MNLKKSLYLIALGSLPLISFGQSDTIPANWFNLDYKTDGVMGISTEKTYKTLLKGRKSTPVIVGVLDGGVDVYHEDLKDVVWINTKDSLANGIDNDGNGYINDKYGWNFIGNADGKDVQFDNLELTRQLRILDKKFANITAATELNEAGRKAFTSYQKMLAKYKNKLEEAKMGQFSYDALKRNIDAVVREIGKKPEDITQDDIDNFKATTNTQRIALGYAKDEINNGGFAKFFDDITEGAKYFNNQVDYHLNKAYDSRPIVGDNYEDASERHYGNADVKGPDALHGSHVAGIIGAKRNNNIGINGVADNVKILTVRLVPDGDERDKDVANAIRYAADNGAKVLNMSFGKSYAYNKQAVDDAIKYAESKDVLMVHAAGNDSEDNDIEPNFPMKYYTDVKGDTTGVANAWITVGATGLHLDNELLADFSNYGKKTVDVFAPGVHINSTVPDSKYKEEQGTSMAAPVVAGLAAMIRSYYPNLSAVETKQIIMESVEKPDQLVQVKVGEDASKTVRLADISVTGGIVNAYNAIIKAEEYTNRKKK